Below is a window of Malus domestica chromosome 13, GDT2T_hap1 DNA.
GCTTTCACTTGTTGGTTCATTTGGAAAGCTCGTTGTGATTTTGTGTTTAATAAGGTTCCATTGAACCCGGTTTCAGTTCTTCTAAAAATTTCAGCTGCCCTTAGTTCTTTTTTGAAGGCTAATTCTAGCGTGGAGCCGTGTGGAGTGACGAGTTTTGCTTCGGCTCCTGGAGTTGCCTCTTGGTGTGCTCTGTCTGATCCTTGTTTTAAGATAAATGTGGATGATAGCTGGTCGATGGTCACTCAACAAGGTTTCGTTAGGGTGTTGGTGCGTGTTGCTGAAGGAAGATTTGTAGCAGCTGCGCGCTACCCTATTTGTGCTCCATCTGCCATCACTGCGGAAGCCCTTGCCTTGTTTCATGGGTGcaggttggggttgaagttgggTTTTCAGGAGGTCATTTTCAAAGCGGACTTGTCAGAAGTCATTTCTTGTCTTTCTAGTTCTGTTGTTGACAACTGGGAGGCTTCCCCTACATTGGGGATGATCAGATTGTTGGGGAGTTCTTTTCAGAGTTGTCGTTGGTCTTGGGTTCCGAGATTAGCTAATGAAGCAACGCACATTTTGGCGTTGCATAATTCGTCGGAGATGAATGATTATGTTTAGGTTGATCGACCCCCATCTTCGTTGGTTTTCATCCTACACAATGACGGCCTTCCTTGTCCACATTAATtctcatatgtttttttttggtgCTGGGGTGACGCTTTCACAAGGTGGAAGTGTCCTATTATTTGTAAGCCCCGCACTATTGTTTCCTGCTCAGGCTCTACCTTTGTATTAGCCTCTTATAGGCTCTTCTGCTGCTGCTTTGTTGATCCTGTCTTGTTTCAATGAAGTGTGTttcctctaaaaaaaaaaagtttgttttCCAACGtcctccttttttctttttcttttttttctgggttcaaATTTGTCCAGGGAAACCTATAGATGATGGAACTTGTTCCTTTTTTGTCCACCCAAAGCCCAAATTCTAGTTCTAGTACTTCATACAGCCCAagcctaaatatatatatatatatatatatatatttgggatTTTAATTTACCACATTCCCGTCTTCTTCTTGTGcacttctttttttgtttacgttagttgattttttttatttattcagttTAGTGGCTACAATAAAAGAAGAGAgtggttggaaaaaaaaaattagtgcaaaaataatttctcaaattttaatACAAGATGAAGGAGAATCGAACGTGAAAGAGTTAGGTGCTCTCATGGATTTGACAGCATGCAACTTTTCCACATTCTGCAAAAACACTCTGCACGTTCAAACTAAGTACTAatatgacacgccccgaccgaAGTCGAgacgtgttggccgtcacgtgagcgtgacatAGCCTTGTGCGCAaagcggaagcgataaagagtAAGGAAATACgaacaatttaaaaccaagcAACTAGCAATCTCAGTTAAGATAGGATGCTAGTGAAAAGTCTAAGTGTATAAATACACTTTCAGAGCAATAAGAAAGTCTAGTTGCAGTCAAAtaggacaattactaagatacaaCAGCCGAAGGTGAATCCTACTTTTTCGGATTCTGTCAGAAACCCCGTTGGATTCCTCATGGCCACCAAACTCTGGtacctaaaacctagaggggcgaaaaacaaagttgagtgggtcagtaaaacacatttacacgaaaaccttatttttctttgaatatactaacccctcgccgtaaaacaagtatatagataatttcccaaaaatagaatacataaatatgtatatatctcaaatcatgctCAATAATTCAAGATTCATATTTGTATGTATACTGAACTCCTACTGTCCTGTTACCAAGCATTCTCTCTTTTGCTCGCCTAAGGGTGCACTAAGAAAGATTGCTAAAACGACCAAAGGAAAGGGTATATACACCCATAAATTGTAGACCGGAACTGCCCTCGCCTACCTGCACTGACTTCCTTGCCTTACGAAAAGCAtttaaaaagttaaattttccCTCCTCAATTAGTTTTTCCTTCGGCAACGAACAGTTCCATGCCTATATATAACAGAGTAaccaattcaggtaagaataatttcatagaaatataacatgttagccggaacctctGTGGTagtttgtacggctgaattcatagctcaaaagtcactctagccggagtcactacaatgacctatacggcaacatATTGCACAAAAGTCGGAACACAAtaaaagggtctgtacgacaataatgggtgtaatataatcatgctcaatattactctcacataatagttgtgcgataaatcactagtcacctacgagtcggaaccataaataaggtatgtacgacaataatgggtgtaatataatcatgctcaatactactctaaCATAATAACTGGGCGATAAATCACTAGTCatctacgagtcgaaaccataaataaggtttgtacgacaagactgtgcacctaaattggatctaatgtgagcatatggtgcgagaggtgacataataaacaagcttgtgtcatatctctggctaaatcacaagcACCCTAAGTGCAATTTTATGAGTttaacattattcaatcacaaaTTGCATCATTGACAATTCATATAAcccaaacataactcacctgagcttacctgggcctccacaacaccatacaacaatatgcataattatgataatgcatataccaaaataaaatataggcATAGCAtgacatttaaatcacatttcctttaaatacgttttctgggaaaaacgtcaagtgtgtatatatatatatatattgaaaataattgcccactcacagatatgcagctgggtcgtaacccccatgCCTAGCCTGGCTACGCTCATCCTCCGGATAGGTCTTACCTATAAGAGAAGTACTGAAATAACGTTATTTAAGCACATAAACTAAActatgtaataacttctcatacatatctcaaattgggtatatgaatataccacagtgacctatacaatCTCAGGATcgtccccatatttttaaaataatttttcatccaCTCAAGCGCCGCCACGCACCGGCGAGTGCATGGCAAGACACGCGGCCAGGCGCAGGGAGCCCTAACGGAAACAGtaacggcagttagggaatattctgttaaatcctaacagattcCGTTAAACTTAATTGACGgtgtcagaatattccgtcatctTCAACCTCAGACTCTGGCGACCGTCGTCGTCACCGGAAAACTGAGAAATTTTCAAATTGCTATatctctctcatttcttcaccattttctacGAAATTaccaccaaaatgaagcttagggtCCAAAGAATTACTTTATACCTATTTGAAGCTTTAAATTCCACGAAATCACGTCGGAGCAAGTTTGAAAATCCGGTGACCTCTGCAACTCCTCGTATCTgggcttcccgacgtccaattttCACCAACGATGCACTCCGAGCATTGTGGGAAGGTCCTTAAGCTTGCTATGGttctaaaaattaaagaaactcACGATTTAAAAGTTGGTGAACAGTACCACCTTCGGAGGTTCAATTTCCAAGGTTTCCTTACGTCTACACCTGGCCAAAACTCATCCAAAACACTTAGGAGGGAGAGAAGATACCTTTAGGAGTCTTGATATGGCTTGAAACCTTGAAAATCACTTCAGTGGTACTGTACCTCGACGGACCTCTCAGGTCTAAGGTTTTCCTATGGTTTCAAGGTCAAAAATGACATGGTTGAATTTGTTGACCTTCAAGGATCTCGGATATGGTCACTGCAAGTTCAATCTGTGAGAAATGGTTGGTTTTGGGGTGTGATCCGTAcaattgcagagagagagagtgtgtgtccGAGAGGGAGCGAGTAcgggagggtgagagagagaaagtggtacttttgtgtgtgtgtggtttacAAACAACCAACCAATCACCACTAATTTCCTTTAGTTCCAATTGGTCCCAAAAATTTAGGAATTTAACATATTAGTCCACTTCCAATAGCATGTCACACACAACACATCTCAACGCCcaagggcattttagtcttCTCACATCAACGATAATTGtttctcgggacgggctgtcacaaataTGATCCAAAAAGGTGGTGCATTTTGCCTTATTTTTGTGAATCTATGATCGTCACACTCAAAAGTTTCTCGACCGTAGGTGTTAGGTTTTTAGCTCTCCATTTCTTTGCTTTTAGCCTTATGGGGTCCGACGTTAGGTGTCTCTCATTAGGCATTTCACAGTAGTTTGAGTGAGTGTGACACTTAAATATAAGAATCATGTAACTTGTGTTTGATACGTATAACAATACTGCTTCACTAGTGTAAGTTCAATATATTAGTATCACACTTAAATTTTCTAGTCCACTGTAAGTGTGTGACTTCTGTACAAGTTCAATATATTAGTCCACACTAGATAATGCATGACAGGCCATGAATAATGCAAGAAAAAGGACTGAAAAAAGCATCAAATTATTAGGGAAGAAAGCAGTGTACGTACTTTGCAG
It encodes the following:
- the LOC139190471 gene encoding uncharacterized protein, with the translated sequence MGGQDVKVWSDRWLPSIPSGHPKPMGQQSVSPNLRDESLEHLFLLCTWVHPIWFGGALPYKVDGKAISSWGGWCNDVFSPTFGSASSKNWVQSYIAFTCWFIWKARCDFVFNKVPLNPVSVLLKISAALSSFLKANSSVEPCGVTSFASAPGVASWCALSDPCFKINVDDSWSMVTQQGFVRVLVRVAEGRFVAAARYPICAPSAITAEALALFHGCRLGLKLGFQEVIFKADLSEVISCLSSSVVDNWEASPTLGMIRLLGSSFQSCRWSWVPRLANEATHILALHNSSEMNDYV